The following proteins are encoded in a genomic region of Acidobacteriota bacterium:
- the tnpA gene encoding IS200/IS605 family transposase — translation MPSTHLSLHFHLIFSTKDRIAYMHPDWRGRLHAYLGGIINDLDGVPEAIGGVADHIHLLVGLRATHRLADVLKELKGSSSKWVHQELHKPLFAWQEGYGAFTVSPSQLAIVKRYIANQEEHHRQQTFQTEYLEFLQQSGVEYDEKYLW, via the coding sequence ATGCCATCAACTCATCTCAGTCTGCATTTCCACCTCATCTTCAGCACCAAAGACCGCATCGCCTACATGCACCCCGACTGGCGCGGACGTTTGCACGCCTACCTCGGCGGCATCATCAATGACCTGGACGGCGTCCCCGAAGCCATCGGCGGCGTAGCAGACCACATTCACCTGCTAGTCGGATTGCGCGCAACGCATCGCCTCGCAGACGTGCTGAAAGAACTCAAAGGCTCCTCTTCAAAATGGGTGCATCAGGAATTGCATAAGCCTTTGTTTGCCTGGCAGGAAGGCTATGGCGCGTTCACCGTCAGCCCCTCGCAACTCGCCATCGTCAAACGCTACATCGCCAATCAAGAAGAACATCATCGCCAGCAAACGTTTCAGACGGAGTACCTGGAGTTTCTGCAACAAAGCGGGGTGGAGTATGACGAAAAGTATCTCTGGTGA
- a CDS encoding DEAD/DEAH box helicase family protein, whose translation MNERINQIIEYVLDNGEITKDEILNSFDIADEEYAEIKRAILKHQLIEAGAKGIGGFVVKKRAGKTPDDTETSPTFSTEWENEAVQRLCELLQHRELEELLGPVAQTVRQARKYATGEDRRGSKPELAAALIIQHGFDLFREGKAREMIGRHARVEVPRRWHPGKGQAISFVDATGFPPEFAGIPTEDSLPHYEYLEGRFELQELADFQEEVKRQLSESLRSPGRRAIVTLPTGAGKTRVAVETIRDWFKQHYDPSGTANSRSVLWLAHTEELCEQAYTCFRQVWEGATFVSPLMLFRFWGKYTQLDDEHYESLNRIAYQPSVLVSTPNRIVNLIEASDEDRQQILNLLRASINILVIDEAHRAAAPSYRRIVDELVGQDERMSLVGLTATPFRLEYLGNDPEAGTKELREIFANLIEAEKTLGDDPRAELQRRGILATPIVEIIKTPTRLSFPDVANPEEITPEEIEKIDNALKIKADNSRRRMAVFKQILSICEDPLNLILYFGPSVRDSECMAYLLREKHVPAAVVSAKTRDVTRRRIVNEFKAGRIRVLCNCEVLTTGFDAPRITHVVVARPTVSQVLYEQIIGRGLRGPKFGGTDICTILDCEDSLPEDGHRPLLGYQLFRHVWKPRVIQS comes from the coding sequence ATGAACGAACGAATCAATCAGATCATTGAGTACGTACTCGACAATGGCGAGATAACAAAAGATGAAATACTGAACTCCTTCGATATCGCTGATGAGGAATACGCCGAGATCAAGCGAGCCATTCTAAAACATCAGCTAATTGAAGCGGGAGCCAAAGGTATTGGGGGATTTGTTGTCAAAAAGCGTGCAGGCAAAACGCCAGACGATACTGAAACCAGCCCAACATTTTCGACCGAGTGGGAAAATGAAGCGGTCCAAAGATTATGCGAGCTTCTTCAGCATCGCGAGTTAGAAGAGCTGTTAGGGCCAGTTGCCCAAACCGTGCGCCAGGCGCGTAAATATGCGACAGGTGAAGACCGCCGCGGAAGCAAACCCGAACTCGCCGCTGCATTAATAATTCAGCATGGGTTTGATCTTTTTCGGGAAGGAAAAGCCCGTGAAATGATTGGCAGACACGCAAGAGTTGAGGTGCCCCGACGCTGGCATCCTGGGAAAGGGCAAGCGATTAGTTTTGTTGATGCAACAGGTTTTCCACCAGAATTTGCAGGCATACCCACAGAAGACTCCCTTCCTCATTACGAATACCTTGAGGGACGCTTCGAGCTACAAGAACTGGCAGATTTTCAAGAGGAGGTGAAGCGACAACTTTCCGAATCGCTGCGATCTCCTGGTCGGCGAGCGATTGTCACGCTACCAACAGGTGCTGGCAAAACTCGTGTAGCAGTAGAAACCATTCGTGATTGGTTTAAACAACACTATGACCCTTCAGGCACTGCAAACTCACGCTCCGTTTTATGGCTAGCTCATACTGAGGAACTCTGCGAACAGGCATATACCTGCTTTCGCCAGGTTTGGGAGGGAGCAACTTTTGTCTCGCCTCTTATGCTTTTCCGATTTTGGGGCAAATACACACAGCTTGATGATGAGCATTACGAGTCGCTCAATCGTATTGCTTATCAACCCAGTGTCTTGGTATCCACGCCAAATCGCATAGTTAATCTCATTGAAGCCTCTGATGAAGATCGCCAACAAATTCTCAACCTATTGCGCGCTTCCATAAACATTCTCGTTATTGATGAAGCGCACCGAGCCGCAGCACCTTCATATCGCCGTATCGTGGATGAACTTGTCGGCCAAGACGAACGCATGTCACTCGTCGGATTGACTGCCACACCATTCAGGCTTGAATACTTGGGAAATGACCCTGAAGCAGGTACAAAGGAGTTGCGCGAGATATTTGCCAATCTGATTGAGGCTGAAAAAACACTTGGCGACGACCCACGGGCAGAGCTACAACGGCGAGGTATTCTTGCTACCCCCATAGTTGAGATAATTAAGACTCCCACCCGCCTATCATTTCCAGATGTCGCAAATCCAGAAGAAATCACCCCAGAAGAGATAGAGAAAATTGACAACGCACTGAAAATTAAGGCTGACAATTCGCGTCGCCGAATGGCGGTCTTCAAGCAAATTCTGTCTATTTGTGAAGACCCCTTGAATCTAATTCTTTACTTCGGCCCAAGTGTACGCGACTCCGAGTGCATGGCATATCTGCTGCGCGAGAAGCACGTTCCTGCGGCAGTCGTAAGTGCTAAAACTCGTGATGTCACACGCCGCCGCATAGTAAACGAGTTTAAGGCAGGTCGCATTCGTGTTCTGTGCAACTGTGAAGTTCTCACAACAGGGTTTGATGCACCTCGGATAACCCATGTCGTTGTGGCACGTCCAACAGTCAGCCAAGTCCTTTACGAACAAATCATCGGTCGTGGCCTCAGAGGACCTAAGTTTGGTGGAACAGACATCTGTACAATTCTTGATTGTGAAGATAGCTTGCCAGAAGATGGGCACCGACCACTACTGGGCTATCAGCTATTTCGTCATGTCTGGAAGCCGCGTGTTATTCAATCGTAA
- a CDS encoding STAS/SEC14 domain-containing protein, with the protein MPSIQIQPDQLLNAALQMPEKEFQQFITRLFTAKASQRVPTLSERESELLLKINQGLPAARQERLNELIKKRRAETISPQEVRELKKLTAEVERFDVERLGLLTELAAIRNVPLRKLIKQLGLKPVRHD; encoded by the coding sequence ATGCCGAGCATCCAAATCCAACCCGACCAACTGCTTAACGCCGCACTGCAAATGCCAGAGAAAGAGTTCCAGCAATTCATCACCCGCCTGTTTACCGCAAAAGCCAGCCAACGTGTGCCAACGCTTTCTGAACGCGAGTCTGAACTACTACTCAAAATCAATCAGGGACTGCCTGCCGCGCGGCAAGAACGGCTGAACGAATTGATCAAAAAGCGCCGGGCGGAAACCATCAGCCCACAAGAGGTGCGCGAGTTGAAAAAGCTCACTGCCGAAGTCGAAAGGTTCGATGTCGAACGGCTCGGATTGCTGACCGAATTGGCGGCCATTCGTAACGTTCCGTTGCGCAAACTGATCAAACAACTCGGACTCAAACCCGTGCGGCATGACTAA
- a CDS encoding HNH endonuclease produces the protein MTKKRVPAKLRRLVRQRALGYCEYCLCPDFCATQLHSNEHIMPESLGGSTSADNLALACQGCNCAKGNKTQALDPATGRWVSLFHPRRDNWAEHFVWGRDHLFLIGLTPVGRATVQALELNRPGVIHLRQLLVLNREHPPSHRPAAN, from the coding sequence ATGACTAAAAAGCGCGTTCCAGCCAAATTGCGGCGCTTGGTCAGGCAACGGGCTTTGGGTTATTGCGAATACTGTCTCTGCCCGGATTTCTGCGCCACGCAGTTGCATTCCAACGAGCACATCATGCCCGAAAGCTTGGGCGGCTCCACCAGCGCCGACAATCTCGCGCTGGCTTGCCAGGGTTGTAATTGCGCCAAAGGCAACAAGACCCAGGCCCTTGATCCTGCGACTGGACGCTGGGTTTCACTCTTCCATCCACGCCGCGACAATTGGGCCGAGCATTTTGTTTGGGGCCGCGACCATCTTTTTCTGATCGGGCTGACACCGGTTGGCCGGGCCACAGTTCAAGCACTCGAGTTGAATCGCCCAGGCGTTATTCATCTGCGCCAACTGCTGGTGCTCAACCGTGAGCATCCGCCGTCGCATCGTCCCGCTGCGAATTGA
- the ygiD gene encoding 4,5-DOPA dioxygenase extradiol encodes MNQPMPALFFGHGNPLNALQQNAYTRGWANIGASLPRPRAIVAVSAHWYGAGTAVTTLAQPRTIHDFGGFPAELYQVQYPAPGEPALAARVQALLAPVPVALDQQWGLDHGTWSVLCHVFPQADVPVIQLSLDATKPAAWHYEVAQRLATLRDEGVLVMGSGNLVHNLRLYQWENPAAVAFDWAARFETQVRTLLQAGEVQPLLALENMGEEARLAVPTPEHYLPLLYVLALRRVAEPIRFPVEGFEGGAISMLTVQVG; translated from the coding sequence ATGAACCAACCCATGCCCGCTCTCTTTTTCGGCCACGGCAACCCGCTGAACGCCCTGCAACAGAACGCTTACACGCGCGGCTGGGCCAACATTGGCGCAAGTCTGCCGCGTCCGCGTGCGATTGTGGCGGTGTCGGCGCATTGGTATGGAGCGGGCACGGCGGTGACGACGCTGGCGCAACCGCGCACGATTCACGATTTCGGCGGCTTCCCGGCGGAGCTTTATCAGGTGCAATATCCCGCGCCGGGTGAGCCTGCCTTGGCGGCGCGAGTGCAGGCGCTGCTTGCGCCGGTGCCGGTTGCGCTCGACCAGCAGTGGGGTTTGGATCACGGGACGTGGTCGGTGTTGTGTCACGTCTTTCCGCAAGCCGATGTGCCGGTCATTCAACTCAGTCTGGATGCGACGAAACCGGCGGCATGGCATTACGAAGTGGCCCAGCGGCTGGCTACGTTGCGCGACGAGGGCGTGTTGGTCATGGGCAGCGGAAACCTCGTTCACAATTTGCGGTTGTATCAATGGGAGAACCCAGCGGCGGTGGCATTTGACTGGGCGGCGCGGTTTGAAACGCAGGTGCGCACGCTGTTGCAAGCGGGCGAAGTGCAGCCGCTGCTGGCGCTAGAAAACATGGGCGAAGAGGCGCGGCTGGCGGTGCCTACGCCAGAACATTATTTGCCGCTGTTGTATGTGCTGGCCTTGCGCCGCGTGGCTGAGCCAATTCGCTTCCCGGTCGAAGGGTTTGAAGGCGGCGCGATTTCGATGCTGACAGTCCAAGTCGGCTGA
- a CDS encoding AMP-binding protein, with protein sequence MSIDNQLPPITVPEIPLAQFVLQHALQLGAKAALIDGASGRTLSYAQLWTQLRHVAKSLVQRGYRKGDVFALYSPNLPEYAVAFHALTTLGGVVMPVNPRCTPHELSGQLNETQAKCLLTVGACLNHALQVVEQTALREIFTFDSAPHAKHFAELCESILQENEVPTDALIEPRHDLAVWPGAADGPQNETQTHHSLAHSLLQFANSEAAHSPNPRAVFLGVAPFHQPASLLLLNYALYQGATVVTMPRFELRAFLHTLQKYRVTHAALLSPWVELLATDALVEKYDLSTLQTLYVTDAALAEMGAQRCAARLHCRVKQVGKLGNVSRATAES encoded by the coding sequence ATGAGCATTGACAATCAACTGCCTCCCATCACCGTCCCTGAAATCCCGCTTGCCCAATTTGTGTTGCAGCACGCCTTGCAACTCGGCGCCAAAGCCGCCTTGATTGATGGCGCCAGCGGACGCACGCTGAGTTACGCGCAACTTTGGACGCAACTGCGCCACGTCGCCAAAAGCCTGGTGCAGCGCGGCTATCGCAAGGGCGATGTCTTTGCGTTGTACAGCCCGAATCTGCCCGAATACGCGGTCGCCTTTCACGCGCTCACGACGCTGGGCGGCGTCGTGATGCCGGTCAATCCGCGCTGCACGCCGCATGAATTGTCCGGACAACTCAATGAAACGCAGGCCAAATGTCTATTGACGGTGGGCGCGTGTTTGAATCACGCACTGCAAGTCGTTGAGCAAACCGCACTGCGCGAAATCTTCACCTTTGACAGCGCGCCGCACGCCAAACATTTCGCCGAATTGTGCGAGAGCATTTTGCAGGAAAACGAAGTGCCCACCGACGCGCTGATCGAACCGCGCCACGATTTGGCCGTCTGGCCGGGCGCGGCAGACGGGCCGCAAAACGAAACGCAAACACACCACAGCCTGGCGCACAGCCTGTTGCAATTTGCCAATAGCGAGGCCGCACATTCGCCCAACCCGCGCGCTGTCTTTCTGGGCGTCGCGCCCTTTCATCAACCGGCCAGCTTGTTGTTGTTGAATTACGCGCTTTATCAAGGCGCGACGGTCGTGACAATGCCGCGCTTTGAATTGCGGGCGTTTTTGCACACGCTGCAAAAGTACCGTGTGACCCACGCCGCGCTGTTGTCGCCCTGGGTGGAATTGCTGGCGACCGACGCCTTGGTCGAAAAATACGATCTGTCCACCTTGCAAACGCTCTACGTCACGGACGCCGCGCTGGCTGAAATGGGCGCCCAACGCTGCGCCGCGCGCTTGCATTGTCGAGTCAAACAGGTTGGGAAGTTGGGCAACGTAAGCAGGGCAACGGCTGAGTCGTAA
- a CDS encoding winged helix-turn-helix domain-containing protein: protein MAKPASPLYEFGPFRLDPAERLLTRTGQPVALTPKAFDTLLLFVENQQRLLTKDELIAQIWPDSFVEESNLAQNVSAVRRALGEKAGGGHYIETVPKRGYRFVGEAKQVWAQAQRPAARPAYAPAQGEVGKAEALLDLNAQAAVETDEISSNIADAFAEDAPALTSLSSSSPGSSLASPPTLTAQPSRTSDRLKWFGLGMAALALLLAGWVFTRPNKSAPKAERPRLAVLPLRNLKPAPETDFLGFSLADAIITKLNYVSALTVRPSAIVAASVAAAVKTGQAEPDPQTISRELNVDKLLTGTFLKEGDDLRIHLQLIDVPNKQVLWAQPLDLKYDRLLTVQDRVTQQVLAGLRVNLTPIESEQLTRNAPRNPLAYEAYLRGLDAYQAADYARAISDLEQSTTLDPEYAGAWAHLGRAYTAQASFAFGGRTVYQQAQQAYEKALALNPQEIEARIFLANLFTDTGRVEEAVPQLRTVLKTNPAHAEAHWELGYAYRFGGLLPESIKEGELARQLDPHVKLNSSAFNSYLYAGQYDKFLQSLPPRNDQAFIVFYRGFAHYYLNQRTQAAEHFDRAYALDPSLYTQIGKALSAGLSNQTAQGISLLRDTERKLEAGGVIEAEGTYKVAQGYAVLGEKPAALRLLRRSIEGGFFCYPYFISDPLLENLRAEASYAQLMDAAKKRHEAFKQKFF from the coding sequence ATGGCAAAACCTGCAAGTCCCTTGTATGAATTCGGCCCGTTCCGGTTAGACCCGGCGGAGCGCCTGCTCACGCGCACGGGTCAGCCCGTGGCGCTCACACCCAAAGCTTTCGATACCTTGCTTTTGTTTGTCGAGAACCAGCAACGGCTGCTCACCAAAGACGAACTCATCGCGCAAATCTGGCCGGACAGCTTTGTCGAAGAGAGCAATCTGGCGCAAAACGTTTCAGCCGTGCGCCGCGCCTTGGGCGAAAAGGCGGGCGGTGGCCATTACATCGAGACGGTGCCCAAACGCGGCTACCGGTTTGTCGGCGAGGCGAAACAGGTTTGGGCACAGGCGCAACGCCCCGCCGCGCGCCCGGCGTATGCGCCGGCACAGGGTGAGGTTGGCAAGGCAGAGGCGTTGCTGGATTTGAATGCGCAGGCTGCGGTAGAAACGGATGAGATAAGCAGCAACATTGCAGATGCGTTTGCCGAAGACGCGCCAGCGCTGACGTCGTTGTCTTCTAGTTCGCCTGGCAGTTCGCTGGCCAGTCCGCCAACTTTGACGGCGCAACCTAGCCGGACGTCTGACCGGTTGAAATGGTTTGGCTTGGGGATGGCAGCGCTGGCGTTGCTGCTGGCGGGCTGGGTTTTTACGCGGCCAAATAAATCAGCCCCCAAAGCCGAACGCCCGCGTTTGGCCGTCTTGCCGTTGCGCAATTTGAAACCCGCACCTGAGACCGACTTCCTGGGCTTTTCGCTGGCCGACGCGATCATCACCAAACTAAACTATGTCAGCGCGCTGACCGTGCGGCCTTCCGCCATAGTGGCTGCCAGCGTCGCTGCCGCCGTCAAAACTGGCCAGGCCGAACCCGATCCGCAAACGATTTCCCGCGAACTTAATGTAGACAAGTTGCTGACCGGCACCTTTCTCAAAGAAGGCGATGACCTGCGCATCCATCTGCAATTGATTGACGTGCCCAACAAACAGGTGCTCTGGGCGCAGCCGTTGGATTTGAAATACGACCGCTTGCTGACCGTGCAGGATCGCGTCACGCAACAAGTGCTCGCCGGGTTGCGCGTCAACCTGACGCCCATCGAATCGGAACAACTCACGCGCAATGCGCCGCGCAATCCGCTCGCGTATGAAGCCTACTTGCGCGGGTTGGACGCCTATCAAGCCGCTGATTACGCGCGCGCCATCAGCGATCTGGAACAATCCACCACGCTCGATCCCGAATACGCCGGCGCTTGGGCGCATCTGGGCCGCGCCTACACCGCGCAAGCTTCGTTCGCGTTCGGTGGCCGCACGGTTTATCAGCAAGCGCAACAGGCTTACGAAAAAGCCCTCGCGCTCAATCCGCAAGAGATCGAAGCGCGCATCTTTCTCGCTAACCTCTTCACCGACACAGGCCGCGTCGAAGAGGCCGTACCGCAATTGCGCACCGTGCTCAAAACCAATCCCGCACACGCCGAGGCGCATTGGGAATTGGGTTATGCCTACCGGTTCGGCGGGCTGCTGCCCGAATCCATCAAGGAGGGCGAACTGGCGCGCCAACTCGATCCGCACGTCAAACTGAACAGCTCGGCGTTCAACAGCTATCTGTATGCAGGCCAGTACGACAAATTTTTGCAGAGCCTGCCGCCGCGCAATGACCAAGCCTTCATCGTCTTCTATCGCGGCTTTGCGCATTACTATTTGAATCAGCGGACGCAGGCGGCTGAACATTTCGACCGCGCCTATGCGCTCGACCCGTCGCTTTACACCCAGATCGGCAAAGCCCTGAGCGCGGGCCTCTCCAACCAAACGGCGCAAGGCATCAGCTTGCTGCGCGATACCGAACGCAAGCTCGAAGCGGGCGGCGTGATCGAGGCCGAGGGCACTTACAAAGTGGCGCAAGGTTACGCCGTGTTGGGCGAAAAGCCCGCTGCCCTGCGCCTCTTACGCCGCAGCATCGAAGGCGGCTTTTTCTGCTATCCATATTTCATCAGCGACCCGTTGCTGGAAAACCTGCGTGCGGAAGCCTCCTATGCGCAATTGATGGACGCCGCCAAGAAACGGCACGAAGCGTTCAAGCAGAAGTTTTTCTGA
- a CDS encoding CocE/NonD family hydrolase encodes MKTALFHRRTALTFSSALLLLSCALWLPHTRTAYSQGPAAQPAVTPTVNKLELMTPMRDGVKLATDVYLPSGDNAGKGPWPVVLTRTPYGKGNGNRMWTDNGFVYVGQDCRGRFKSEGKYMPFMDDHLDGYDTVEWIAQQEWCNGKIGMIGGSAMGITANQASIMAPPHLTAMYVQVAPASAYQHAIFTGGVFRKEMNEQWLKSQKAEDVLDLTFQHYKDDGYLNIREGRLHWEKVQVPVYNWGGWYDIFEQGNIDNFVGLQAKGGGLAAGNQKLKMGPWAHGQVEEVKYPNAQPDQKEAQRWFDYWLKGINNGIMDEPPVSYYVMGDTTDPKAPGNEWHTSAVWPPPAKVTSYFLQPDGKLSETLASAPKSSSTYQFDPKNPVPTVGGALLFGKKGPLDQRVIGTRKDVLKFQTEPLAAPLEVTGQVIVELFAESDCPDTDWMAKLVDVYPDGTERLVLDNALRARFREGFDKEVFMKKGEVYKFKVDLWSTSLVFNKGHRLALHLSSSNDPRFDPNPNTGKPLRADAETRVATNTIHHSRVYASRLLLPVVKSYDGKKMANK; translated from the coding sequence ATGAAGACTGCTCTGTTCCACCGCCGCACGGCCCTGACGTTCAGCAGCGCGCTGCTCTTGCTGAGTTGCGCACTCTGGCTGCCGCACACTCGCACGGCGTATTCGCAAGGCCCTGCCGCCCAACCGGCGGTGACGCCAACCGTCAACAAACTGGAATTGATGACGCCCATGCGCGATGGCGTAAAGTTGGCGACGGATGTTTACCTGCCCTCCGGTGACAACGCTGGCAAAGGCCCCTGGCCGGTCGTGCTGACGCGCACGCCATATGGCAAAGGGAATGGCAACCGTATGTGGACAGACAACGGCTTCGTGTATGTCGGGCAGGATTGCCGGGGCCGCTTCAAGAGCGAAGGCAAATATATGCCGTTTATGGACGATCATCTCGACGGCTACGACACGGTCGAATGGATCGCCCAGCAAGAATGGTGCAACGGCAAGATTGGCATGATCGGCGGTTCGGCGATGGGCATCACGGCGAATCAGGCTTCGATTATGGCCCCGCCGCATCTGACTGCAATGTATGTGCAAGTCGCCCCGGCCAGCGCCTATCAGCACGCCATTTTCACCGGTGGCGTCTTTCGCAAAGAGATGAACGAGCAGTGGCTGAAATCGCAAAAGGCCGAAGACGTGCTCGATCTGACTTTTCAGCATTACAAAGACGATGGCTATCTGAACATCCGCGAAGGCCGCCTGCATTGGGAGAAAGTCCAAGTACCTGTGTACAACTGGGGCGGCTGGTACGACATTTTCGAGCAAGGCAACATTGATAATTTCGTCGGCTTGCAAGCCAAAGGCGGCGGCCTCGCGGCGGGCAATCAAAAACTGAAGATGGGCCCTTGGGCGCACGGCCAGGTCGAAGAAGTTAAATACCCCAACGCCCAGCCCGATCAAAAAGAAGCTCAACGCTGGTTCGATTACTGGCTGAAAGGCATCAACAACGGCATCATGGACGAGCCGCCGGTCAGCTATTACGTGATGGGCGACACCACCGATCCGAAAGCGCCCGGCAATGAATGGCACACGTCGGCAGTCTGGCCACCGCCCGCAAAGGTTACGTCTTACTTTTTGCAACCCGACGGTAAGCTCAGTGAAACACTCGCAAGCGCACCCAAGAGCAGCAGCACTTATCAATTCGACCCGAAAAACCCCGTGCCGACGGTGGGCGGCGCGCTGCTGTTTGGCAAGAAAGGGCCGCTGGATCAGCGTGTAATCGGTACGCGCAAGGATGTGCTGAAATTCCAAACTGAACCTTTGGCTGCGCCCCTGGAAGTCACCGGCCAAGTCATCGTCGAACTCTTCGCCGAATCGGATTGCCCCGACACCGACTGGATGGCGAAGCTGGTGGATGTGTATCCCGATGGCACTGAACGGCTGGTGCTGGACAACGCCCTGCGCGCGCGGTTCCGCGAAGGCTTCGACAAGGAAGTGTTTATGAAGAAGGGCGAGGTCTACAAATTCAAAGTGGACTTGTGGTCAACCAGTCTGGTCTTCAACAAGGGTCACCGGCTGGCGCTGCATCTTTCCAGTTCGAACGATCCGCGCTTCGATCCGAACCCGAACACCGGCAAACCGCTGCGCGCCGATGCCGAAACGCGCGTGGCAACGAATACGATTCATCACAGCCGGGTGTATGCCTCGCGCCTGCTCTTGCCGGTGGTGAAAAGCTATGACGGGAAGAAGATGGCGAACAAGTAG
- a CDS encoding NADPH-dependent F420 reductase: MRIAIIGAGNVGAALGAGWARAGHAVTFGVRDTASVKANQFAQGIGARVANVTEAATASEVIVLSTPWEATPAALAACGNVTGKLIVDCTNPLKMGANGLELTIGHDTSGAEKLAALVPGAHLVKAFNQTGFANMAAPVYDGQASVMFVCGEDAASRSTVCDLAKALGFDAIDAGPLRAARLLEPLAMLWIHLAFTTELNRDFAFAVLRR; the protein is encoded by the coding sequence ATGCGAATCGCGATCATCGGCGCAGGCAATGTCGGCGCGGCACTCGGCGCCGGCTGGGCGCGCGCCGGACACGCAGTGACCTTCGGCGTGCGCGACACCGCCAGCGTCAAAGCCAATCAATTCGCCCAGGGGATTGGCGCCCGCGTCGCCAACGTGACTGAGGCCGCCACGGCGAGTGAAGTCATCGTGCTGTCCACGCCGTGGGAAGCGACGCCCGCCGCGCTGGCCGCCTGCGGCAATGTCACCGGCAAGCTCATCGTGGATTGCACCAACCCACTCAAGATGGGCGCAAACGGCTTGGAATTGACTATCGGCCATGACACTTCAGGCGCGGAAAAACTGGCGGCACTGGTGCCCGGCGCGCACCTGGTCAAGGCGTTCAATCAAACCGGCTTCGCCAACATGGCCGCGCCCGTGTATGACGGCCAGGCGTCGGTGATGTTCGTGTGCGGCGAAGATGCGGCCAGTCGTAGCACGGTTTGCGACTTAGCCAAGGCGCTGGGCTTCGACGCGATTGACGCAGGCCCCTTGCGGGCGGCGCGGCTGTTGGAGCCGCTCGCGATGCTCTGGATTCATCTGGCGTTTACCACGGAGTTGAACCGTGACTTTGCGTTTGCCGTACTACGCCGCTAA
- a CDS encoding DUF3500 domain-containing protein — translation MNHKLMKASLLSIGYFAAFCFVSYFGYQAYAKMRTSALMAEAASKFIASLSAEQKAKAVLAFKDDARDDWEFFPRQRKGLPLKEMTLEQRRLAHAFLRTGLSNYGYLKASAIMQMEPILGALEDARGNTERRPFRRDEELYFFAIFGTPGANEPWGWRIEGHHISLHFTLVSGELVSNTPLGFGSNPAEVREGPRAGFRPLANEEDRAREAITALDDKQRNIAIFNKSRTPGDLFTMSKRIIDPLKPAGIGLSQLNAEQREKVMAIVEEYLDRMPDEIAKQRRDALTKAGLNTIYFGWAGSVKPGEAHYYRVQGKTFLIEYDHSQNPANDTTQLNPNHIHSVWRDFNGDFGRDWLGEHYKNVPHNGAR, via the coding sequence ATGAATCACAAATTGATGAAGGCTAGCCTCTTGAGCATTGGCTACTTTGCCGCGTTTTGTTTTGTCTCCTATTTTGGTTATCAGGCTTACGCCAAAATGCGCACCTCAGCTTTGATGGCTGAGGCCGCCAGCAAATTCATCGCCTCGCTTTCAGCAGAACAAAAAGCCAAAGCCGTCTTAGCTTTCAAAGACGACGCGCGGGACGATTGGGAGTTTTTCCCGCGCCAGCGAAAAGGATTGCCGCTTAAGGAAATGACGCTGGAGCAGCGCCGCCTGGCGCATGCCTTTTTGCGAACAGGGCTGAGCAATTACGGTTATTTGAAAGCCTCGGCAATTATGCAGATGGAGCCGATTCTCGGCGCGCTCGAAGACGCGCGCGGCAATACTGAACGCCGTCCCTTCCGGCGCGATGAAGAGCTATATTTCTTTGCCATTTTTGGTACTCCAGGCGCCAATGAACCATGGGGCTGGCGCATTGAGGGGCATCATATTTCGCTGCATTTTACATTGGTGAGCGGCGAACTGGTTTCCAATACCCCACTCGGTTTCGGCAGCAATCCGGCTGAAGTTCGTGAAGGGCCACGCGCTGGCTTTCGTCCACTCGCCAACGAAGAGGACCGTGCCCGCGAAGCAATCACCGCCTTGGACGACAAGCAACGCAATATCGCGATCTTCAACAAATCCCGAACGCCCGGCGACCTGTTCACCATGTCAAAGCGCATCATTGATCCGCTCAAACCTGCAGGCATTGGCCTCAGCCAACTGAACGCCGAGCAACGCGAAAAAGTAATGGCGATTGTCGAAGAATACCTGGATCGCATGCCCGACGAAATTGCCAAGCAGCGCCGCGATGCCTTAACCAAAGCGGGCTTGAATACGATTTATTTCGGCTGGGCGGGTAGCGTCAAGCCAGGCGAAGCGCATTACTATCGTGTACAGGGCAAAACGTTTTTGATCGAATACGACCATTCACAAAACCCTGCTAACGACACGACACAATTAAATCCGAATCACATTCATTCGGTGTGGCGTGATTTCAACGGTGATTTTGGGCGCGATTGGCTGGGCGAACACTACAAAAACGTGCCACACAACGGCGCAAGATAG